The following proteins are co-located in the Oncorhynchus clarkii lewisi isolate Uvic-CL-2024 chromosome 30, UVic_Ocla_1.0, whole genome shotgun sequence genome:
- the LOC139389668 gene encoding adenine nucleotide translocase lysine N-methyltransferase — translation MEDSTEFILQDQGSRMVHSSKDNPILTVATGALLAGLYGMWTMFALPGFRKVPRRLKVPYLPSSKAQIVNVMQLLEGRRGQLVDLGSGDGRLVFAAYSVGLQCTGFEINSMLLAYARVKARWTGVPPSQANFVNKDFWKTDLSNYNNVTVFLAPGLMEVLCEKLLRELPDDACVVACRFPFPQWPHRASQGDGLDQAWAYDISTVRSALGQA, via the exons ATGGAGGACTCCACAGAATTCATTCTCCAGGATCAAGGCTCCAGGATGGTCCATAGCAGTAAGGACAACCCCATCCTGACAGTTGCTACTGGGGCTTTGCTCGCTGGCCTCTACGGAATGTGGACTATGTTTGCCCTTCCTGGCTTCCGCAAAgttccaagaagactcaag GTGCCTTACCTGCCCTCGAGTAAAGCTCAGATCGTAAACGTCATGCAGCTGCTGGAGGGACGCAGAGGCCAACTAGTTGATCTGGGATCAGGAGATGGGAGACTG GTGTTTGCTGCCTACTCTGTTGGCCTCCAGTGTACTGGATTTGAGATCAACTCCATGTTGCTGGCATATGCTAGAGTGAAGGCACGCTGGACAGGAGTACCACCCAGCCAGGCAAACTTTGTCAACAAGGACTtctggaag ACTGATTTGTCAAACTACAACAACGTGACTGTATTCCTAGCCCCAGGATTG ATGGAGGTGCTGTGTGAGAAGCTTCTGAGGGAGCTTCCTGATGACGCGTGTGTCGTCGCCTGCCGCTTCCCCTTCCCCCAGTGGCCCCACCGAGCCTCGCAGGGCGACGGCCTCGACCAGGCCTGGGCCTATGACATCAGCACTGTACGCTCAGCCCTGGGCCAGGCATGA
- the LOC139389265 gene encoding serine/threonine-protein kinase PLK2b has product MELLRNISQQPTNSNRMYEPNQPGSCELRRKRTEDHSHAPAEMSKIITDPATGKCYCRGKVLGKGGFAKCYEMTDLSTSKVYAAKIIPHTRVSKPHQREKIDREIELHRVLHHKHIVHFYHHFEDKDNIYILLEYCSRRSLAHILKARKVLTEPEVRYYLRQIVSGLKYLHEQEILHRDLKLGNFFVSETMELKVGDFGLAAKLEPAGNRRKTICGTPNYLSPEVLNKQGHGCESDVWALGCVMYTMLLGRPPFETTNLKETYRCIREARYSLPSSLSPQAKQLISSLLAKTPEDRPHLDHILRHDFFSQGFVPERLPASCCHSAPEFHVSSPAKSFFKKAAAALFGGKRDKVKYYETLNKLTKEEEEIYKLRHDLKKTVISQQQQNKQMTDDGRPPSPSAGRPVALATEGLPPTTRDTIRLIVRGSLGSCSSSSECLEDSTTGSVAETITSVLRGCLENMPKADDIPKGTECNNLQWVTKWVDYSNKYGFGYQLSDHIVGVLFNNGTHMSLLADKKTVHYYAELGQCSVFSTSDVPEHFVGQVTVLKYFAHYMEENLMDGGDLVSQPDTHMPRLYLLQWLKSDRALMMLFNDGTFQVNFYHDHTKIILCTQREEYMLTYINEERVSSTFRLSSLLTSGCPADLRQRMEYSLNMLLQRCN; this is encoded by the exons ATGGAATTACTGAGGAATATCTCTCAACAGCCGACGAATAGCAACAGGATGTACGAGCCCAACCAACCCGGGTCCTGTGAACTGCGGAGAAAGAGAACTGAGGACCACAGTCATGCACCTGCAGAGATGTCGAAGATTATCACGGATCCTGCCACCGGGAAATGTTACTGCCGTGGGAAAGTTCTGGGAAAG GGAGGTTTCGCCAAGTGCTATGAGATGACCGACCTGTCCACGAGTAAAGTTTATGCAGCGAAAATTATTCCCCACACGCGCGTCTCCAAACCGCACCAACGGGAAAAG ATTGACAGGGAAATCGAGCTACACAGAGTTCTCCACCATAAACACATCGTGCACTTTTACCATCATTTCGAGGATAAAGATAACATCTACATCCTCCTAGAATACTGCAGTAGAAGA TCTTTGGCACATATCCTGAAGGCACGCAAAGTGCTCACAGAGCCGGAAGTGCGATACTACCTCCGTCAGATCGTCTCAGGGCTGAAGTACCTGCATGAACAAGAGATCCTACACAGAGACCTCAAACTTG GTAACTTCTTTGTGAGTGAGACAATGGAGCTGAAGGTGGGAGACTTTGGGCTGGCTGCCAAGCTAGAGCCTGCTGGGAACAGGAGGAAGACCATCTGTGGGACACCAAACTACCTGTCCCCTGAGGTGCTCAACAAGCAGGGCCACGGCTGTGAGTCAGACGTCTGGGCCCTGGGTTGTGTCAT GTACACCATGCTCCTGGGCAGACCCCCGTTCGAGACCACCAATCTGAAGGAGACGTACAGGTGTATCCGGGAGGCGCGTTACTCCCTGCCCTCCTCCCTGTCGCCCCAGGCCAAACAGCTCATCTCCAGCCTCCTGGCCAAGACCCCGGAGGACAGACCTCACCTGGACCACATACTGCGCCATGACTTCTTCTCACAG ggTTTTGTGCCAGAGCGTCTTCCTGCTAGTTGCTGCCACTCCGCTCCAGAGTTCCACGTCTCCAGCCCTGCCAAGAGCTTCTTCAAGAAGGCCGCAGCTGCCCTCTTCGGCGGGAAGAGAGACAAGGTCAAATACTACGAGACTCTGA ATAAACTCaccaaagaggaagaggagatctACAAGCTTCGACATGACCTGAAGAAGACGGTTATCAGCCAGCAGCAGCAGAACAAACAGATGACTGAT GATGGAAGGCCACCGTCACCATCTGCTGGGAGACCTGTCGCCCTGGCAACAGAGGGTCTGCCCCCGACGACGCGAGACACCATCCGGCTTATTGTCAGGGGCAGTCTGGGTAGCTGCAGCAGCAGTAGCGAATGTCTTGAGGACAGCACCACTGGCAGTGTGGCTGAGACAATCACCAGCGTTCTCAGAGGATGCCTGGAAAACATGCCCAAAG CGGATGACATCCCCAAAGGGACAGAGTGCAATAACCTGCAGTGGGTCACTAAGTGGGTGGACTACTCCAACAAGTATGGCTTTGGCTACCAGCTCTCAGACCACATAGTGGGTGTTCTGTTCAACAACGGGACACACATGAGCCTCCTCGCAGACAAGAA gactGTCCACTACTATGCTGAGTTGGGTCAGTGTTCTGTGTTCTCCACATCTGACGTGCCTGAGCACTTCGTAGGTCAGGTGACCGTCCTCAAGTACTTCGCCCACTAcatggaagagaacctgatggat GGTGGAGACCTAGTGAGCCAGCCAGACACGCACATGCCTAGACTCTACCTGCTGCAGTGGCTCAAGTCTGACCGTGCCCTCATGATGCTCTTCAACGACGGCACGTttcag GTCAACTTCTACCACGACCACACCAAAATCATCCTGTGCACCCAGAGGGAGGAGTACATGCTGACATACATCAACGAGGAGCGTGTGTCCTCCACCTTCAGACTGAGCTCCCTGCTCACCTCTGGCTGCCCTGCAGACCTGCGCCAACGCATGGAGTACTCACTCAACATGCTGCTGCAGCGCTGCAACTGA